A single Corynebacterium stationis DNA region contains:
- the tkt gene encoding transketolase — protein MTERRYPDGWSELDTRAIDTVRVLAADAVQNCGSGHPGTAMSLAPLAYTLYQHVLDHTPTDVNWAGRDRFVLSAGHSSLTQYIQLYLGGFGLEMKDLEALRTWDSLTPGHPEVGHTDGVEITTGPLGQGLASSVGMAMAARKERGLFDPETPAGESPFDHYVFVIASDGDLQEGVTAEASSLAGTQQLGNLIVFWDDNRISIEDDTNIAFNEDVNARYEAYGWHVQTVESGEDVVSILEAVENAKAETSRPSFIRVKTVIGYPAPNKMNTGGAHGAALGGDEVAATKEILGFDPAVNFHIDDEVIAHTRKLADRGEEKKAAWQQKFDAWASANPENKALFDRLAARELPEGFAEDLPSWDADPKGIATRKASEAAIQALAAKLPEMWGGSADLAGSNNTVIKGAPSFGPESVTTDMWSADPHAGRNLHFGIREHAMAAIMNGVALHGNTRVYGGTFLIFSEYQFPAVRLGALMSTDTYYVWTHDSIGLGEDGPTHQPVEVLSALRAVPNLSVIRPADANETVQAWAAAMEYKAAPKGLSLTRQNIPVLEGTKEKAAEGVRRGGYVLVEESAETPDVILIATGSEVQLAVEAAKQLESAGTATRVVSMPCQEWFEEQPAQYREEVLPSSVLARVSVEAGVAQSWHKYLGFAGRAVSIEHFGASAPAEELFERFGFTVDNVVAAAEESLAAAKN, from the coding sequence ATGACAGAGCGTCGCTACCCCGATGGCTGGTCAGAGCTTGACACTCGCGCGATTGATACCGTGCGTGTTCTAGCAGCTGACGCGGTGCAAAACTGCGGTTCTGGCCACCCGGGCACCGCGATGTCTTTGGCACCCCTGGCTTACACGCTGTACCAGCATGTGCTCGACCACACCCCTACGGACGTCAACTGGGCAGGCCGTGACCGCTTTGTCTTGTCAGCCGGTCACTCCTCGTTGACCCAGTACATCCAGCTGTACTTGGGCGGTTTCGGGTTGGAGATGAAAGACCTCGAAGCACTTCGCACCTGGGATTCACTAACTCCAGGTCACCCAGAAGTTGGCCACACTGATGGCGTGGAAATTACTACTGGCCCACTTGGACAGGGCCTAGCTTCTTCTGTGGGTATGGCTATGGCAGCGCGCAAGGAGCGCGGTCTTTTCGACCCAGAGACTCCAGCCGGCGAGTCCCCATTTGATCACTACGTCTTTGTCATCGCATCTGATGGAGATCTGCAAGAAGGCGTGACCGCAGAAGCTTCTTCACTGGCTGGCACGCAGCAGCTGGGCAACTTGATTGTCTTCTGGGACGACAACCGCATCTCCATCGAAGATGACACCAATATTGCCTTCAACGAAGACGTCAACGCCCGCTACGAGGCTTATGGATGGCACGTGCAGACCGTGGAATCCGGCGAAGACGTCGTTTCCATCCTGGAAGCAGTAGAAAACGCTAAGGCTGAGACCTCTCGCCCATCCTTTATCCGCGTTAAGACCGTCATCGGTTACCCAGCACCAAATAAGATGAACACTGGTGGCGCCCACGGCGCTGCCCTGGGCGGTGATGAAGTAGCCGCAACCAAGGAAATCCTCGGTTTCGATCCAGCTGTTAACTTCCACATTGACGATGAAGTTATCGCGCACACCCGTAAGCTCGCTGACCGCGGTGAAGAGAAGAAGGCCGCCTGGCAGCAGAAGTTCGACGCGTGGGCTAGTGCCAACCCAGAAAATAAGGCGCTGTTTGACCGTCTCGCAGCACGTGAATTGCCAGAAGGCTTCGCTGAAGACCTGCCTTCTTGGGATGCTGATCCTAAGGGTATTGCTACCCGTAAGGCTTCTGAGGCAGCTATCCAGGCCCTTGCAGCTAAGTTGCCGGAAATGTGGGGTGGCTCCGCTGACCTTGCAGGTTCTAACAACACGGTCATCAAGGGCGCACCGTCCTTTGGTCCAGAGTCCGTCACCACCGACATGTGGTCTGCTGATCCGCACGCTGGCCGTAACCTGCACTTCGGTATCCGTGAGCACGCGATGGCTGCAATCATGAATGGTGTCGCACTGCACGGCAACACCCGCGTATACGGCGGCACCTTCCTGATCTTCTCTGAGTACCAGTTCCCAGCTGTTCGTCTGGGCGCATTGATGTCGACTGATACCTACTACGTATGGACTCACGACTCGATCGGTCTTGGCGAAGACGGTCCAACCCACCAGCCAGTCGAGGTGCTCTCTGCGTTGCGCGCAGTACCAAATCTCTCGGTTATCCGCCCGGCGGATGCGAATGAAACCGTGCAGGCATGGGCTGCAGCAATGGAATATAAGGCTGCTCCAAAGGGCCTTTCCCTCACCCGTCAAAACATCCCAGTGCTGGAAGGCACAAAGGAAAAGGCAGCCGAAGGTGTTCGTCGCGGTGGCTACGTCCTCGTAGAAGAGTCCGCGGAAACCCCAGATGTAATCCTCATCGCTACCGGTTCCGAGGTACAGCTTGCAGTTGAGGCTGCAAAGCAGCTGGAATCCGCGGGCACCGCAACGCGAGTAGTCTCGATGCCATGCCAGGAATGGTTTGAGGAACAACCTGCGCAATACCGCGAAGAAGTTCTGCCATCATCTGTTCTGGCACGCGTTTCAGTGGAAGCTGGCGTCGCTCAGTCGTGGCACAAGTACTTGGGCTTTGCAGGTCGCGCAGTATCTATCGAGCACTTCGGTGCTTCTGCACCTGCTGAAGAGCTCTTCGAGCGCTTTGGCTTTACCGTCGATAACGTCGTCGCCGCTGCTGAAGAATCTCTAGCCGCAGCGAAGAATTAG
- a CDS encoding quinone oxidoreductase family protein translates to MYAIQVAKHGGPEVLEYTEVPSPTPSQEQVLVDVVAAGVNYIDTYYREGIYNAATPFTIGLEGVGRVVLDPKGEIAEGTMVAWNNAFGSYAEQVCVDRNRMVAVPDDIDLNVAGTMLLQGITAHYLIHGVADLDENSSCLITAGAGGVGLLATQMAKAAGATVYTVVSSDEKEQLSYEAGADQVFRYSGGLAEQVRRFNGGRGVDVVYDGVGKDTFQESLEVVRPRGIVCLFGAASGPVDPIDPQVLNKHGSIFLTRPSIGAYTATDAEFQMRASTVVQMVNEGKLTFRVHDVYDLKDARQAHTDLQNRKTTGSIVLRVQPSSTNER, encoded by the coding sequence ATGTATGCAATCCAGGTAGCAAAACATGGTGGTCCAGAAGTACTGGAATACACCGAAGTGCCCTCCCCGACTCCAAGCCAGGAGCAGGTATTAGTAGACGTCGTCGCTGCCGGCGTTAACTACATCGATACCTATTATCGGGAGGGCATTTATAATGCCGCGACACCTTTTACCATCGGATTAGAAGGCGTCGGCCGGGTAGTACTAGACCCGAAAGGCGAAATCGCTGAGGGCACCATGGTTGCCTGGAACAATGCCTTTGGCTCCTATGCCGAGCAAGTATGCGTAGACCGCAACCGCATGGTGGCAGTTCCTGATGACATTGATCTCAATGTCGCTGGCACCATGCTGCTGCAAGGAATCACCGCGCACTACCTTATCCACGGCGTAGCCGACTTGGACGAAAATAGCTCCTGCTTGATTACCGCTGGTGCCGGCGGCGTAGGCCTATTGGCCACACAGATGGCCAAGGCTGCAGGCGCCACCGTGTACACGGTGGTCTCTTCCGATGAAAAAGAGCAACTATCGTACGAAGCCGGCGCCGATCAGGTCTTCCGCTATTCGGGTGGTCTCGCTGAACAAGTACGCCGCTTTAATGGCGGCCGCGGCGTCGATGTTGTCTATGACGGCGTCGGCAAAGACACCTTCCAGGAATCACTCGAAGTAGTGCGTCCACGCGGCATCGTCTGCCTCTTTGGCGCGGCGTCTGGCCCTGTGGACCCGATTGACCCACAGGTACTTAATAAGCACGGCTCAATTTTTCTCACGCGCCCTTCCATCGGTGCCTATACCGCCACTGATGCTGAGTTCCAGATGCGCGCTTCTACCGTCGTACAAATGGTCAACGAAGGAAAGCTCACTTTCCGCGTTCACGACGTCTATGACCTTAAAGATGCTCGTCAAGCACATACCGACTTGCAGAACCGTAAAACCACCGGCTCTATTGTCCTCCGGGTGCAACCAAGCAGCACGAATGAGCGCTAA
- a CDS encoding ABC transporter ATP-binding protein, producing the protein MSTTFDGQPVLRLENVIKDYGDKRAVNGLSFSVHRGELLCLLGANGAGKTTTIEMCEGFIAPTSGEISVLGFNPATHPDAVRERVGIMLQGGGGYTGIKVREMLQVAARYSANPHDPDWLIDILGLSGVAKNTYRRLSGGQQQRLALALAIVGRPDLVFLDEPTAGLDTQSRIAVWELIRALKRDGVAVVLTTHLMDEAEALADNVLIIDHGHEVAMGAPDELTQIAHSAGVFITSNKDVDEQAFENSVGSTIAAIRPLHYRINLEPTPEAIAKIASELERQEVLITQLETSHRNLEDVFLDITGRHLRS; encoded by the coding sequence GTGAGTACAACTTTTGATGGACAGCCGGTTTTGCGCCTTGAGAACGTAATCAAAGACTACGGAGACAAGCGTGCGGTCAACGGTTTAAGTTTCAGTGTTCACAGAGGTGAATTGCTGTGTCTGTTGGGCGCTAATGGCGCTGGCAAGACAACCACCATTGAAATGTGCGAAGGGTTTATTGCCCCAACTTCGGGAGAAATCTCCGTTTTAGGTTTCAATCCCGCAACCCATCCCGATGCAGTCCGCGAGCGCGTTGGCATCATGCTGCAAGGCGGCGGTGGCTACACCGGCATCAAAGTTCGCGAGATGCTGCAGGTTGCAGCACGCTATAGCGCCAATCCACACGATCCAGATTGGCTCATCGACATCTTAGGGCTAAGCGGGGTTGCGAAAAATACCTACCGCCGTCTTTCTGGTGGCCAGCAGCAACGATTGGCACTGGCGCTAGCAATCGTCGGCCGGCCTGACTTGGTCTTTTTGGATGAGCCCACCGCAGGACTAGACACCCAATCACGCATCGCGGTGTGGGAGTTAATCCGCGCTCTCAAGCGTGACGGAGTCGCAGTCGTGCTAACCACGCACTTGATGGATGAGGCTGAGGCTCTAGCCGATAACGTCCTGATCATTGACCACGGCCACGAAGTCGCGATGGGAGCACCGGACGAGCTAACTCAGATCGCTCATTCAGCAGGAGTATTCATCACCAGCAATAAAGATGTTGATGAGCAAGCCTTCGAAAATTCTGTCGGGTCAACAATCGCTGCCATTCGACCGCTGCATTATCGCATCAACCTCGAGCCAACACCGGAAGCAATCGCAAAGATTGCCTCTGAATTGGAACGTCAAGAGGTTCTGATCACGCAGTTAGAAACATCGCATCGCAATTTGGAAGATGTCTTCCTCGATATCACCGGCCGGCACTTAAGGAGCTAA
- the tal gene encoding transaldolase — translation MTTIDELAQLGTSTWLDDLSRDRLESGNLKELISTKSIVGVTTNPAIFATAMAQGTAYDVDFAQLKAERAKADEAVYSLAIDDVRNACDVFQETFEKSGGKDGRVSIEVDPRISDDANATIAQARELWNRVGRDNVMIKIPATDGSMSAISEALADGISVNVTLIFSLERYKEVIEAFKTGIRRAKENDLDISKIHSVASFFVSRVDVEIDKRLEKIGSDEALALRGKAGVANAQQAYALYLSELENASDLPEGTNLQRPLWASTGVKNPEYAPTLYVSELAGPNTVNTMPEKTIDATLESDSLHGDTLTNTAEESAQVLRDIAAIGVDLDDVFAQLEREGVEKFVDAWNELLESVTSRLT, via the coding sequence ATGACCACCATTGATGAACTAGCACAACTTGGCACCTCCACGTGGCTTGATGACTTGTCACGCGACCGCCTCGAGTCTGGCAACCTTAAAGAACTCATCAGCACCAAATCAATCGTCGGTGTCACCACCAACCCAGCGATTTTTGCCACGGCAATGGCCCAGGGCACCGCTTATGATGTTGACTTCGCACAGCTAAAGGCAGAGCGCGCAAAGGCAGATGAGGCAGTCTACTCACTGGCTATCGACGATGTGCGCAATGCCTGCGATGTATTCCAGGAGACCTTCGAGAAATCCGGCGGCAAAGATGGCCGTGTATCTATCGAGGTAGATCCGCGTATCTCTGACGACGCTAATGCGACCATCGCGCAGGCTCGTGAGTTGTGGAACCGCGTTGGCCGTGACAACGTCATGATCAAGATCCCAGCGACCGATGGCTCCATGAGCGCTATCAGCGAAGCTTTGGCTGATGGCATTTCCGTCAACGTCACCTTGATTTTCTCTCTTGAGCGCTACAAGGAAGTCATCGAGGCTTTCAAGACCGGCATCCGCCGCGCGAAAGAAAACGACTTGGACATCTCCAAGATCCACTCTGTGGCGTCATTCTTCGTCTCCCGCGTGGATGTGGAAATTGATAAGCGTTTGGAAAAGATTGGCTCCGATGAAGCACTCGCGCTTCGCGGCAAGGCCGGCGTTGCTAATGCACAGCAGGCATATGCTTTGTACCTCTCTGAGTTGGAGAATGCTTCCGACTTGCCTGAGGGCACTAACCTGCAGCGTCCGCTGTGGGCATCGACAGGCGTGAAAAACCCGGAATACGCACCAACCTTGTACGTATCGGAACTTGCTGGCCCGAACACGGTCAACACGATGCCAGAAAAGACCATCGATGCCACCTTGGAATCCGATTCCTTGCACGGTGACACCTTGACCAATACCGCCGAAGAGTCCGCACAGGTCCTGCGTGATATCGCGGCAATTGGTGTCGATCTCGACGATGTCTTTGCGCAGCTGGAGCGCGAAGGCGTAGAGAAGTTCGTCGACGCTTGGAATGAACTCCTCGAATCGGTAACCTCACGTCTTACCTAG
- a CDS encoding heme o synthase: MDTIKAYIALTKPRIIELLLVAAIPAMLQAQRGIEAAADNIWLIVSTIFGGWMGAAAAHTFNNVVEYELDQKMQRTRARPLVRGKISRKNAAVFGFIMLALSVFWLGVLANSWLAAFFVLLTNFFYVFVYTKWLKMKNEQGIVWGGLAGCMPALVGWAVIRDNAMDGQPDRWWQAVVLFLIIFFWTPPHTWALAMKYKEDYRRAGVPMLPVVAKETEVTRQIVWYTVGTVIVTFLLIPAASWIYLVAAVVSGIGFLWMAIRLHDGVKKGAKVKPLRLFIYSNNYLSVLFIGLTIDAIVGWEPLGRMLGWSTVLF, translated from the coding sequence TTGGACACCATCAAGGCCTATATTGCTTTGACAAAACCTAGGATCATCGAGCTCCTCCTTGTAGCCGCCATCCCTGCTATGCTGCAGGCTCAGCGCGGTATCGAAGCCGCTGCCGATAATATTTGGCTCATCGTATCCACCATTTTCGGCGGATGGATGGGTGCTGCGGCAGCGCACACGTTTAACAACGTGGTCGAATATGAGCTTGATCAAAAAATGCAGCGCACACGCGCGCGTCCTTTGGTTCGTGGAAAAATCAGCCGTAAGAATGCTGCGGTCTTCGGCTTCATCATGCTGGCGTTGTCCGTGTTCTGGCTCGGAGTTTTGGCCAATTCGTGGTTAGCAGCATTTTTCGTCTTGCTGACCAACTTCTTCTATGTCTTCGTCTACACCAAGTGGCTGAAGATGAAAAACGAGCAGGGCATCGTGTGGGGTGGCCTTGCAGGTTGCATGCCGGCACTCGTGGGCTGGGCTGTTATTCGCGATAATGCGATGGACGGTCAACCAGACCGCTGGTGGCAAGCAGTTGTTCTTTTCCTCATCATTTTCTTCTGGACCCCGCCACACACTTGGGCGCTGGCAATGAAGTACAAGGAAGACTACCGCCGCGCTGGTGTCCCAATGCTGCCGGTCGTTGCGAAAGAAACCGAAGTAACCCGTCAGATTGTGTGGTACACAGTCGGCACTGTGATTGTGACTTTCCTTCTGATTCCCGCAGCGTCCTGGATCTATCTGGTTGCCGCTGTAGTTTCCGGCATCGGATTCTTGTGGATGGCTATTCGCCTACACGATGGCGTGAAGAAGGGGGCGAAGGTCAAGCCACTGCGTCTGTTCATCTACTCCAATAACTACCTCTCGGTACTGTTTATCGGCCTTACCATTGATGCGATTGTCGGTTGGGAACCACTCGGCCGCATGCTGGGTTGGTCAACCGTTCTCTTCTAA
- the zwf gene encoding glucose-6-phosphate dehydrogenase yields the protein MTSPSDWVNPLRDDKDKRLPRIAGPAGMVIFGVTGDLARKKLLPAIYDLANRGLLPAGFTLVGYGRRQWDKEAFCDYVKQAVEAGARTPFRENVWMHLAQGFEFVSGDFDDKGFDALSARLKELDSSRSTGGNWAFYLSVPPDYFSDICHQIERVGMATPTDDSWRRVIIEKPFGHNQESAHELNEIVNAVFPEDAVFRIDHYLGKETVQNIMALRFANQIYEPMWNAHYIDHVQITMAEDIGLGGRAGYYDGIGAARDVIQNHLIQLLALVAMEEPSSFRPSALQAEKIKVLQATTPVYPLSKTTARGQYAAGWQGSEYVKGLREEEGFDPNSTTETYAACTLEVNSRRWAGVPFYLRTGKRLGRRVTEIALVFKPAPHQPFDSNQAAALGANAVVIRVQPDEGVTLRFGSKVPGSTMEVRDVNMDFSYAQAFTEESPEAYERLILDALLDESSLFPTNEEVELSWAMLDPILEYWENNGQPESYAAGTWGPESADAMLSRTGRTWRRP from the coding sequence GTGACTAGCCCTAGCGACTGGGTTAACCCCCTGCGTGATGATAAAGATAAACGCCTCCCCCGCATTGCCGGACCAGCCGGCATGGTCATCTTCGGTGTAACCGGTGACCTTGCCCGCAAGAAGCTCTTGCCAGCAATTTATGACTTGGCCAACCGAGGTTTATTGCCAGCTGGTTTTACCCTCGTCGGTTACGGCCGCAGGCAGTGGGATAAAGAAGCCTTTTGCGACTATGTAAAGCAGGCCGTTGAAGCCGGAGCTCGCACCCCGTTTCGTGAGAATGTCTGGATGCACCTTGCGCAAGGCTTTGAATTTGTCTCCGGTGACTTTGACGACAAAGGTTTCGACGCTCTCTCCGCGCGCTTAAAAGAGCTAGATTCTTCACGCAGCACCGGTGGAAACTGGGCGTTTTACCTGTCGGTACCGCCAGACTACTTCTCCGATATCTGTCACCAAATCGAACGCGTCGGTATGGCAACTCCAACGGATGATTCATGGCGCCGTGTGATCATCGAAAAGCCTTTTGGCCACAACCAGGAATCCGCGCACGAACTCAACGAGATCGTCAACGCGGTCTTTCCCGAAGATGCGGTGTTCCGTATTGACCACTACCTCGGCAAAGAAACTGTGCAAAACATCATGGCATTGCGTTTTGCGAACCAGATTTATGAGCCGATGTGGAATGCGCACTACATTGACCACGTGCAAATCACCATGGCTGAAGACATCGGCCTGGGCGGACGTGCCGGCTACTACGACGGCATTGGCGCAGCACGTGACGTCATCCAAAACCACCTCATTCAGCTCCTTGCGCTCGTTGCGATGGAAGAACCTAGCTCTTTCCGTCCTTCGGCACTGCAGGCGGAAAAGATCAAGGTCTTGCAGGCAACCACGCCTGTCTACCCCTTGTCTAAGACCACCGCCCGTGGCCAGTACGCAGCTGGCTGGCAAGGCTCGGAATACGTCAAGGGTCTGCGCGAAGAAGAAGGCTTTGACCCCAATTCCACCACGGAAACCTACGCGGCTTGTACCTTGGAGGTCAACTCACGGCGCTGGGCCGGAGTGCCCTTCTACCTGCGTACCGGCAAGCGCCTTGGACGGCGCGTGACCGAAATTGCCTTGGTCTTTAAACCAGCTCCGCACCAGCCATTTGATAGCAATCAGGCCGCTGCACTTGGTGCTAACGCCGTGGTTATTCGCGTACAGCCCGACGAGGGGGTGACCTTGCGCTTTGGTTCCAAGGTTCCAGGATCCACGATGGAAGTCCGCGACGTTAACATGGACTTTTCCTATGCGCAGGCCTTCACGGAAGAATCGCCGGAGGCTTATGAGCGTTTGATTTTGGATGCTTTGTTGGATGAATCCTCACTGTTTCCCACGAACGAAGAGGTGGAGCTTTCCTGGGCCATGCTCGACCCGATTTTGGAGTACTGGGAAAACAATGGCCAACCAGAAAGTTATGCTGCGGGCACCTGGGGGCCGGAATCGGCTGATGCCATGCTCTCTCGCACTGGCCGCACCTGGCGTCGTCCATAA
- a CDS encoding ABC transporter permease: MANTTSSEAVMNGQVLPTFAPGTFAPDARASSVSSMITAQGIMEAKLMVRHSEQQLLSIIIPLGMLIAFRVFPFAEELGGMDGAIPMVFAVAATSAGFTGQAIAVAFDRRYGALKRSGASGAPAWAIIVGKIIAVFAMVCLQVIILGLASYFLGFRAPLTGILLAFVVLLLGVATFTAMGLTVGGSLSAEIVLALANLIWFVLLGIVGWTLYSQGLTDVGWLNIIPSVALASGLAEALAGSMPILPVISLAAWAVVASFAASKWFRFEG; the protein is encoded by the coding sequence ATGGCCAACACCACTTCATCTGAAGCCGTGATGAACGGACAAGTCTTGCCGACTTTCGCCCCTGGCACCTTTGCCCCTGATGCCCGGGCATCGAGTGTCTCCTCGATGATTACTGCGCAGGGCATCATGGAAGCCAAGCTCATGGTTCGACACAGCGAACAGCAGCTATTGAGCATCATCATTCCTTTGGGCATGCTCATTGCTTTTCGCGTCTTCCCTTTCGCTGAGGAACTCGGCGGCATGGATGGCGCAATTCCCATGGTCTTTGCCGTAGCTGCCACCTCTGCTGGTTTTACCGGCCAAGCAATCGCTGTGGCCTTTGACCGTCGCTATGGGGCCCTGAAACGCAGTGGCGCCTCCGGTGCGCCGGCGTGGGCCATCATCGTCGGAAAAATCATCGCAGTATTCGCCATGGTCTGCCTCCAGGTCATTATCTTGGGGCTTGCTTCTTATTTCCTCGGCTTCCGCGCGCCACTAACGGGGATCCTGCTCGCCTTTGTGGTCCTGCTTTTAGGCGTTGCGACGTTTACCGCCATGGGACTTACCGTCGGCGGCAGCTTAAGTGCTGAGATTGTGCTTGCGCTTGCCAACCTCATTTGGTTCGTGCTGTTGGGCATCGTGGGCTGGACACTGTACTCCCAAGGCCTCACTGATGTCGGATGGCTCAACATCATTCCGTCGGTCGCACTAGCAAGTGGACTGGCTGAGGCTCTAGCAGGGTCCATGCCGATTCTTCCAGTGATCTCTTTGGCCGCATGGGCCGTCGTTGCGTCGTTTGCGGCAAGCAAATGGTTCCGGTTTGAAGGCTAA
- a CDS encoding COX15/CtaA family protein — translation MTDSSSTQNTPTNSNYGPINRVRSFFRDAAPSIKHQRIIALILLICQGGITVTGSVVRVTGSGLGCETWPNCHAGSLVPVPGAAPWIHQVIEFGNRLLTFVVAAAAIAVIVAMHMAKRRYELKLYAWLSLAGIAVQAVVGAISVFLDLRWWAVAIHFLPSMVLVWIAAMLYSRIKEADDGARTPALNDVIRNLAIVAAVALGVVLMTGTMVTGSGVHAGDAGVGMEGRLDVDTKVMAYIHAACMYVYVIFTVIVQVLLYRKDAPQAAKSAGWILIACIIVQWAIGVFQFYMGVPRWTIPFHIGMSSVVTAYSALLYAHGIVREGGTSGLETGSPEGDIKREKRQKALASR, via the coding sequence ATGACTGATTCTTCTTCCACACAAAACACACCTACAAACAGTAATTATGGCCCTATCAACCGGGTACGCAGCTTCTTCCGCGACGCTGCCCCGTCGATTAAGCATCAAAGAATTATCGCGTTAATTCTTTTGATCTGCCAAGGTGGCATCACTGTTACTGGCTCTGTTGTGCGTGTTACTGGTTCGGGCTTAGGTTGTGAAACCTGGCCGAACTGCCACGCTGGTTCCTTGGTTCCTGTCCCAGGTGCCGCTCCGTGGATTCACCAGGTTATTGAGTTTGGTAACCGCTTGTTGACCTTTGTGGTTGCTGCTGCGGCAATTGCCGTCATCGTCGCTATGCATATGGCAAAGCGCCGTTATGAACTAAAACTCTATGCGTGGTTATCACTTGCGGGCATTGCTGTACAGGCCGTCGTCGGCGCTATCTCCGTCTTTTTGGATCTTCGTTGGTGGGCTGTGGCTATCCACTTCCTTCCGTCGATGGTTCTGGTGTGGATTGCCGCCATGCTGTATTCGCGTATTAAGGAAGCCGATGATGGGGCTCGTACGCCAGCGCTTAACGACGTCATCCGCAACCTCGCGATTGTCGCCGCCGTAGCGCTTGGCGTCGTGTTGATGACCGGCACGATGGTGACTGGCTCTGGTGTGCACGCTGGCGATGCCGGCGTGGGCATGGAAGGCCGCTTAGATGTGGACACCAAGGTAATGGCTTATATTCATGCTGCCTGCATGTACGTCTACGTTATTTTCACTGTCATCGTGCAGGTCCTTTTGTACCGCAAGGATGCGCCGCAAGCTGCCAAGAGCGCTGGCTGGATTCTTATCGCCTGCATTATCGTGCAGTGGGCGATTGGTGTATTCCAGTTCTACATGGGTGTTCCACGCTGGACCATTCCATTCCACATCGGAATGTCTTCCGTTGTTACCGCGTATTCAGCGCTGCTTTATGCTCATGGAATCGTGCGAGAAGGTGGCACCTCTGGTCTTGAGACCGGCTCACCTGAGGGTGATATCAAGCGCGAAAAGCGCCAAAAAGCACTCGCTTCACGCTAA